In a single window of the Podospora pseudocomata strain CBS 415.72m chromosome 2 map unlocalized CBS415.72m_2, whole genome shotgun sequence genome:
- a CDS encoding uncharacterized protein (COG:E; EggNog:ENOG503P0PX) → MDCPSSADWPKELTGDLAWTGADFESNTDVFTDKFSSQDIEELNSAIKHFQALGLSRGHADPTTFPLSQGLAKRLQKVTDHVYNGRGFHRIRGINPSAYTDEECVILYAGITSYIADQRARNIDHIRDRSRAQLSQKLSPLELAKPMTFHTDIDVGDMVSLFVQSTPLEGGDQYLAPIASIYNDLMKRDPEVLRILSENWYWERVHRPGPNQTITRTFNRPVIGFHNNQLQINMAVTFLGANPAIPFSPDAPQLTPERIAALNRVQEAATRVNLRIVPEAGDLLFINNFAVLHARAGFVDSPDDVWNQRYIMRLWLHDSHKGWESAPVLQRKLDETFDLSPAERAYWTKDEMDKVAPGMRIKQMGISANPDHD, encoded by the exons ATGGACTGCCCTAGCTCCGCCGACTGGCCTAAAGAGCTCACCGGTGACCTGGCATGGACTGGTGCCGACTTTGAGTCCAACACTGATGTTTTCACTGACAAGTTCTCAAGCCAAGATATTGAGGAGCTCAACTCCGCCATCAAACACTTCCAAG CCCTGGGCCTTTCCCGTGGCCATGCAGACCCTACCACATTCCCTCTTTCTCAGGGACTTGCCAAACGGCTCCAGAAAGTCACGGACCATGTGTACAACGGCCGAGGATTCCACCGTATCCGTGGCATCAACCCCTCGGCTTACACAGACGAGGAATGTGTGATCCTCTACGCCGGCATCACCAGCTACATTGCTGATCAGCGTGCAAGAAACATTG ACCACATCCGTGACCGCTCCCGTGCCCAACTCTCGCAAAAGCTCAGCCCCCTCGAGCTCGCCAAGCCCATGACATTTCACACCGACATCGACGTCGGTGACATGGTCTCTCTCTTCGTCCAAAGCACTCCCCTCGAAGGAGGAGACCAGTATCTCGCCCCCATCGCCTCAATCTACAACGACCTCATGAAGCGAGACCCCGAAGTCTTGCGCATTCTCTCCGAGAATTGGTACTGGGAGCGCGTCCACCGCCCCGGCCCAAATCAAACCATCACCAGGACCTTCAACAGGCCCGTGATTGGGTTCCACAACAACCAGCTTCAGATCAATATGGCCGTTACGTTCTTGGGGGCGAATCCCGCCATCCCTTTCTCGCCTGATGCTCCACAGCTTACACCCGAGAGGATTGCTGCTCTTAATCGGGTCCAGGAGGCCGCTACGCGTGTCAACCTTCGGATTGTTCCCGAGGCTGGAGATTTGTTGTTCATCAACAACTTTGCTGTTCTCCATGCACGTGCTGGGTTTGTTGACTCGCCGGATGATGTGTGGAACCAGCGGTACATCATGCGCCTGTGGCTGCATGACAGCCACAAGGGATGGGAGTCCGCTCCTGTCTTGCAGAGGAAGTTGGACGAGACGTTTGATCTGAGTCCTGCTGAGAGGGCGTACTGGACCAAGGATGAGATGGACAAGGTTGCTCCTGGCATGAGGATCAAGCAGATGGGCATCTCTGCTAACCCGGACCATGACTGA
- a CDS encoding uncharacterized protein (EggNog:ENOG503PNKE; COG:S), whose product MLKRRTSSLDSVRLLGDPVIGREPAKPSEPSEATSRCLRLQVQNDGKTSFTAVDLSQTKPNPDEALEPSQDYDLIYLVEAHSDLQATRLADMGLYLPPEFFTAHLGRGSGHKMGFHQDRSTGSFFVSWSEPALQKSEGWKMEKKIRAGTPWDTDQTADPQSTYESHCRWGTFPEGVYRPYHPLHPSQRMESVVLHHASTRMSFHYSRRENGQLVGCLLVDPQRMHTVRQVNLNLWSGDIGSKPLPNQPCFILETTALDRIKKALDAPSPFRGRQNDTWLIQTMLGFVVDDMPTILFELGRGLDEVELYLGEDEQLRSSVPQWRDYLGRWRNTLANLRVSVRYMMEKLDQHTKERPRQLVPPYGDDSEQMIAWRLNQINAELEAIRNRVETAFQALMSTLSILESQRAIAQAESISKLTQLAFFFIPLSFIAAVFGMNVIEFQDQYTWPRWLGVSIGVTAVTYLALYFSTVQTAVTHTIPSTIARSINWPSIGRVGNRLIKFMTALTTASTIYMLLIFTVLSGLFIGLSFVGFRLEMPLGGVVGVSLGMAIVAVGLILLSFVWLGFLRKKVEGYGPVTTSIYDRGGSGLQRRESDIELVRRLNI is encoded by the exons ATGCTCAAAAGAAGGACCTCGTCGCTTGACTCGGTGAGATTGCTGGGTGATCCCGTTATCGGCCGGGAGCCCGCCAAACCCTCAGAACCTTCGGAAGCCACCTCCAGATGTCTGCGACTTCAAGTCCAAAATGATGGAAAGACCAGTTTCACCGCCGTCGACTTGTCACAgaccaaacccaaccctgACGAAGCCCTGGAACCCTCTCAAGATTACGATTTGATATACCTCGTTGAAGCTCATAGCGACCTTCAGGCAACGCGTTTGGCAGATATGGGGTTGTACCTGCCCCCAGAGTTCTTCACAGCCCATCTTGGACGCGGCTCAGGACACAAAATGGGCTTCCACCAGGACAGATCTACCGGTAGTTTCTTTGTCAGCTGGTCAGAACCAGCCCTGCAAAAGTCTGAGGGTTGGAaaatggagaagaagattcGCGCGGGAACACCATGGGATACAGACCAAACTGCCGACCCCCAATCCACATACGAGAGCCATTGTCGATGGGGAACGTTTCCGGAGGGGGTATATAGACCATACCATCCGCTTCACCCATCACAGAGGATGGAGAGTGTTGTTCTTCATCATGCCTCAACGCGCATGTCGTTTCATTACTCGAGACGGGAGAATGGCCAACTTGTTGGGTGCCTTCTGGTCGATCCACAAAGAATGCATACAGTCAGGCAGGTGAACCTCAACTTGTGGTCTGGAGACATAGGCTCCAAACCTCTGCCGAATCAGCCCTGTTTTATCCTCGAGACGACAGCCCTAGACCGTATCAAAAAGGCGCTGGATGCCCCGAGTCCGTTTCGAGGAAGACAAAATGATACTTGGCTCATACAAACGATGCTTGGTTTTGTGGTGGATGATATGCCAACCATCCTGTTCGAGCTGGGTCGGGGGTTGGACGAGGTCGAATTGTATTTGGGCGAAGACGAGCAGCTGCGCTCCTCGGTGCCGCAGTGGAGAGATTATCTTGGCCGATGGCGGaacaccctcgccaacctccgGGTCTCTGTCCGGTATATGATGGAGAAACTTGATCAGCACACCAAGGAGAGGCCCCGTCAGTTGGTCCCGCCATACGGCGATGACTCGGAGCAAATGATAGCATGGCGACTCAACCAGATCAACGCTGAACTCGAGGCGATTCGAAATAGAGTCGAAACGGCTTTTCAAGCGCTTATGTCGACCCTCAGCATTTTAGAGAGCCAGCGGGCCATCGCCCAAGCCGAGTCGATATCGAAGCTTACACAactggccttcttctttatACCACTGAGCTTCATTGCTGCTGTTTTTGGGATGAACGTAATT GAATTTCAAGACCAATACACCTGGCCACGATGGCTGGGAGTGTCCATAGGCGTCACCGCTGTCACATACCTTGCGCTATACTTTTCCACCGTCCAGACCGCTGTCACCCACACCATCCCGAGCACGATCGCTCGCAGCATCAACTGGCCTTCCATCGGGCGGGTTGGCAACCGTCTCATAAAGTTCATGACAGCCCTCACCACTGCCAGCACGATCTATATGCTCTTGATATTCACCGTTCTCTCAGGTCTCTTCATTGGTCTGAGCTTCGTAGGCTTCAGGTTAGAGATGCCACTTGGTGGAGTTGTGGGTGTGTCACTGGGTATGGCTATTGTCGCTGTGGGACTGATACTTTTATCTTTCGTCTGGCTCGGCTTTTTGCGGAAGAAAGTGGAGGGGTATGGCCCAGTGACAACGTCCATATATGAtaggggtgggagtgggcTTCAGCGGCGGGAATCGGATATAgagctggtgaggaggctgaACATATAG
- a CDS encoding uncharacterized protein (COG:S; EggNog:ENOG503PDNC) codes for MLGIMASQPSCWGIFPTPANNELTRHTIYHDLNPACQEIRLLRVHLEEKDSFIRCELLPAASLSNIRGQYTAISYCAGDPRRTKKIFVNGIPFNVFENLAHVLEMTRNFWTKTFPDKECIIWADQICINQFNLAERSHQVGFMRGIYSSAAQTLICLSTTDVDPRGVEWLVKLHQSVDPDGDFYQYYFHLEYYLRTNLANKQFADDWFAFYDVFNSPWWMRTWVYQEFISSSNIYFLYGKSSVPWKRLSEVLPTLQKYSHFPYFGPAITERQAQVADTKNIVNFFVISKLRFDRVGPFDLMDLLSQSRHLQSSDSRDGIYAFLGLVRESYGIIPDYSPENTMEQLLVDIATRIVLQDKTLDILSDASRVRGELSPRLPSWVPDWTTKTCVSLIPRTIRDTSDGSVALFPRIVQSGKLELQGFHIGVFRKGKLGWYFPNSRDRFRHDGEGREELWDIFGAQGPFVLRHLGNQYHLVREAQRNKPAGYNSVEDAVQRHGLQAQTVVLS; via the coding sequence ATGCTGGGGATCATGGCATCACAGCCCTCTTGTTGGGGCATATTCCCCACACCAGCCAACAATGAGCTCACCAGACACACTATCTACCATGATCTTAACCCAGCCTGCCAGGAAATCCGCCTGCTCAGAGTTCATCTTGAGGAAAAAGACAGCTTTATCCGGTGTGAGCTCCTACCAGCAGCTAGTCTGTCCAACATCAGAGGGCAGTACACGGCAATATCCTACTGCGCGGGAGACCCTAGGAGAACCAAAAAAATATTCGTCAACGGCATCCCGTTCAATGTCTTTGAGAATCTTGCCCATGTCTTGGAAATGACAAGGAACTTCTGGACCAAGACGTTTCCCGATAAAGAGTGCATAATCTGGGCCGACCAAATCTGCATTAACCAGTTCAACCTTGCTGAGCGCTCACACCAGGTCGGTTTCATGAGGGGTATTTACTCTTCAGCGGCGCAGACCTTGATATGcctttccaccaccgacgTTGACCCTCGTGGAGTTGAGTGGCTGGTGAAGCTACACCAAAGTGTCGATCCTGATGGCGACTTCTACCAGTACTACTTCCACCTTGAGTACTACCTCCGAACCAACCTGGCCAACAAACAATTTGCCGACGATTGGTTTGCATTTTACGACGTCTTCAACAGCCCATGGTGGATGCGAACTTGGGTCTATCAAGAGTTTATTtcatcctccaacatctATTTTTTGTATGGCAAATCATCTGTTCCCTGGAAAAGACTGTCAGAAGTACTCCCGACACTTCAAAAATACAGCCACTTCCCCTACTTTGGCCCAGCTATTACTGAACGCCAAGCACAAGTCGCAGACACAAAGAACATTGTCAACTTTTTCGTAATCAGTAAACTTCGGTTTGATCGGGTTGGGCCATTCGACTTGATGGATCTGCTTTCTCAATCTCGACATCTTCAGAGCAGCGATAGCCGCGACGGGATCTATGCTttccttggtcttgttcGTGAGAGCTACGGGATCATTCCAGACTATTCCCCTGAGAACACTATGGAACAGCTTTTGGTGGATATTGCAACGCGGATTGTTTTGCAAGACAAAACATTGGATATTCTCTCAGATGCGAGCAGGGTGAGAGGAGAGCTGTCGCCACGACTTCCCTCTTGGGTTCCAGATTGGACCACAAAGACTTGTGTCAGCCTTATTCCAAGAACCATCCGAGATACAAGCGACGGATCAGTCGCTTTATTTCCTCGAATCGTTCAATCAGGGAAGCTAGAACTTCAAGGTTTTCATATCGGTGTTTTCAGAAAGGGAAAGCTTGGGTGGTACTTCCCCAACAGTCGGGACAGATTTCGTCATGATGGTGAAGGTCGGGAGGAGTTGTGGGATATTTTCGGGGCTCAAGGTCCATTTGTTTTGCGTCACTTGGGGAATCAGTATCATCTTGTTAGGGAAGCACAGAGAAATAAACCTGCTGGATATAATAGCGTGGAGGATGCTGTTCAGAGACATGGATTGCAAGCGCAGACAGTGGTACTCTCTTAA
- a CDS encoding uncharacterized protein (COG:S; EggNog:ENOG503P4NS) yields MWTYTCTDTVQFQNTHCFSLVADFNNGHKDQPCSSPDPSGLEGDEAQSLVFESNRHEEQDNKSSTAPDTVQRTTFASSMTSSFSAAFTSSVAFSSSPAFSSSKSFPSSTTFSSTTFSSSPAVSSSSEALLTFQPPMTIITSITHSGFNHGSFSTLTESNSQTDNTVSQPTIQPSTSLPDKNSIKPSKSQTEEFTDISSSHISTTVESKGTSRIHPDSITSTRRSLEASDQSTTPSKSFTATTSTSQVTQESGVRDSLSRISETKQTTTPHFNASQTTTPTTLYADSISITLLQIKSLSYPDATQFRQLVGSQSSQKRHDKTISGAWQSTTFPSMDKPNSAGQSPVSNTKTRPPAVKLPEEPNMSDRSTRSLIVTTEASHSLDSLEDVASLALAQKATVSQPTGSVNRTRIITALQSHKEAINLSTMTSFPTDVRTLAAIAIPTSVTDLHSSPSTSHNPTKTVSSVIGGAQIPPLFHPVSLGDYFLAAYVPVIITLPLAALAQILSMEVKALAPFHALSRPMGAAATDSLCLPTGGFPGIYKSICLCFRRQGRQPLLFLVDLLVWTTAIIASLSSEAFGIKLHGKCKHDDFRGCYMGIAVFSTQSRIIQSLLGFALCLILLIMYRLRNWQTGIDVPHGRSVAAISMLVTEPRTRRVLQHLRPGSHTGRLSNKDMARQLEGYIFKLAPISSHLTGYKQLVSSRPTQALRKPKPQKTPTTRRSRITEFVDHLPQGFLLQFLVILGTLSFIILIICYETITGADSPFEHFMNSQGFGVKLLFAGLGVVISLFWDDYFAQVALKEPDRQFNRWPRPAKASSVFLVSPPTTAFAALTPATLHRRQFFLMWVAFVTVMSKITPLSLSNIPFSPWLTWETHRVCTWTAVGILTTMILTLGYGLIFVKYSRWPSHPGRLGGIIYYLLTMPSNSNGRTPILRFLDDGMAPGNHVEDIELGNIQRR; encoded by the exons ATGTGGACTTATACCTGTACAGACACTGTGCAGTTCCAAAACACGCATTGTTTTAGCTTGGTTGCAGACTTCAACAATGGACACAAAGATCAGCCTTGCAGCAGTCCGGATCCCAGTGGTTtggagggagatgaagcGCAGAGCTTAGTATTTGAGTCAAATCGTCATGAAGAACAAGACAACAAGAGCAGTACTGCTCCTGATACAGTCCAAAGAACAACCTTTGCATCATCGATGACCTCTTCATTCTCTGCAGCTTTTACATCATCGGTAGCCTTTTCATCGTCACCAGCTTTTTCATCGTCAAAAAGCTTTCCATCGTCAACAACTttttcatcaacaaccttttcatcatcaccagctgtttcgtcatcatcagaaGCATTGCTGACCTTTCAGCCGCCCATGAcaatcatcaccagcatTACTCATAGCGGTTTCAACCATGGCTCCTTCAGCACATTGACCGAAAGTAATAGTCAAACCGACAACACGGTTAGCCAGCCCACAATACAACCATCGACTTCATTACCAGACAAGAATAGCATTAAGCCGTCAAAATCTCAAACAGAGGAGTTCACAGACATTAGTAGTAGCCATATTAGTACAACCGTGGAAAGCAAAGGTACAAGTAGGATCCACCCCGATAGTATAACATCGACCAGGCGCAGTCTCGAGGCAAGCGACCAGTCAACAACTCCCTCTAAGAGTTTCACGGCCACTACCTCTACTTCCCAGGTCACACAAGAATCAGGGGTTCGGGATAGCCTTTCAAGGATCAgtgaaacaaaacaaacaacaacaccacactTCAATGCGTCCCAAACTACGACGCCAACAACCCTATATGCTGACTCTATATCGATAACATTATTGCAAATAAAAAGCTTATCATATCCAGATGCGACACAATTCCGACAATTAGTTGGGTCTCAATCAAGTCAAAAACGTCATGATAAGACAATCAGCGGTGCTTGGCAATCAACAACATTTCCTAGCATGGACAAACCCAATAGTGCAGGCCAATCACCAGTTTCAAACACGAAAACGAGGCCCCCAGCCGTCAAACTGCCCGAAGAGCCTAATATGAGCGATAGGTCAACCCGCTCTTTGATTGTCACAACAGAAGCTTCTCACAGTCTTGATTCTCTCGAGGACGTTGCCAGCCTAGCTCTGGCACAAAAGGCGACAGTCAGCCAACCTACAGGCTCGGTGAATAGAACAAGGATAATCACTGCATTACAGTCGCACAAAGAAGCCATCAATCTGTCCACAATGACTTCTTTTCCTACGGATGTCAGGACTTTGGCCGCGATAGCCATCCCTACTTCCGTCACAGACCTACATTCTTCGCCATCGACAAGTCATAACCCAACAAAAACGGTCAGTTCGGTGATAGGCGGAGCACAAATACCGCCTCTTTTTCACCCTGTTTCATTGGGAGACTATTTCCTAGCTGCATACGTGCCTGTAATCATCACGTTGCCCTTGGCAGCTTTGGCACAAATATTGAGCATGGAGGTCAAAGCACTTGCTCCCTTCCACGCACTCAGTAGACCGATGGGGGCGGCAGCTACAGACTCCCTGTGCCTCCCCACAGGTGGCTTTCCGGGGATCTATAAAAGCATTTGCCTTTGCTTCCGGCGTCAAGGTCGACAGCCCTTATTATTTCTGGTCGATCTGCTTGTCTGGACCACGGCCATCATTGCCTCGCTCTCTAGCGAGGCCTTCGGCATCAAGCTCCATGGCAAATGCAAACACGACGATTTCAGAGGATGCTACATGGGAATTGCAGTATTCAGCACTCAAAGCCGAATCATTCAGAGTCTACTGGGCTTCGCCTTGTGTCTTATTCTGCTTATTATGTATCGGCTCCGAAACTGGCAAACCGGCATTGATGTGCCGCATGGTCGAAGTGTCGCAGCCATATCTATGCTTGTTACTGAACCACGCACACGCAGAGTCTTGCAGCACCTCAGGCCCGGTTCCCACACCGGGAGACTCAGTAACAAGGACATGGCACGCCAGCTTGAAGGGTACATCTTTAAATTAGCACCCATCTCATCACACCTGACTGGTTACAAGCAGCTTGTTTCGTCAAGGCCTACACAAGCATTACGCAAACCCAAACCACAAAAGACACCAACCACACGCCGCTCCAGAATCACGGAATTCGTTGACCACCTTCCACAAGGCTTTCTCCTTCAATTTCTCGTCATCCTTGGTACACTCAGCTTCATAATTCTGATAATATGCTATGAAACAATTACGGGAGCCGACTCTCCGTTTGAGCACTTCATGAACTCTCAGGGCTTCGGTGTGAAGCTCCTTTTTGCAGGACTGGGTGTAGTGATATCTCTCTTTTGGGATGATTATTTCGCGC AGGTTGCACTCAAAGAGCCAGACCGCCAATTTAACCGCTGGCCGCGCCCTGCCAAAGCCTCTTCCGTTTTCCTAGTCTCCCCACCGACCACTGCCTTTGCCGCCCTGACTCCTGCTACCCTTCACAGACGCCAGTTCTTTCTCATGTGGGTTGCCTTTGTCACCGTTATGTCAAAGATCACGCCATTGTCGCTATCCAACATCCCATTCAGCCCCTGGCTCACCTGGGAGACACATCGTGTCTGTACTTGGACCGCGGTTGGGATCTTGACAACAATGATCCTCACATTGGGGTACGGTCTTATATTTGTCAAGTACTCCCGATGGCCGTCGCATCCAGGAAGACTCGGTGGCATCATCTACTACCTGTTGACAATGCCGTCTAACAGCAACGGAAGAACACCGATTTTGCGGTttcttgatgatggaatGGCACCAGGAAACCATGTGGAGGATATTGAACTTGGAAATATCCAACGTCGTTGA
- a CDS encoding uncharacterized protein (EggNog:ENOG503NWC0; COG:E) has protein sequence MTTSEVLPSADSTNGSDGAPPGMAAMQAKFASIQQKYTEEASKRFRSDGLAQYVDLQDAKDARIHSLGKDPWVDHAALNAKTPAVKDGGRYKFVILGGGYGGLIAAVKLIEAGLVNGPDDLRIIEAGGGYGGTWYWNRYPGLHCDVESYIYMPLLEETGYVPKQKYATGLELREHAERIATKWDLHDKALFRSEVTDCRWSDEGEVWNVAVTESRGPEEGERKLNIQANYFFVLSGVLTIPHVPKVPGLENLGGSMFHTSRWDYGTTGGSQEDQNLTGLEGKRVGIIGTGATAIQVVPKLAKFAKEVYVFQRTPSSVSWRGQKETDLEEWKTKIANKKGWQRERRYNWVTYLNNCAPPEQVNMVGCGWTEAPAYCAIIGSPNFGIIEPTPEKIGEHVGGLLMLDLPRAEKARARIDEIVKDPETAKALKPWYPVWCKRPTFSDEYLQAFNLPHVHLVDTDGKGIDSATSTGLVVQGKEYPLDILVLSTGYRSPAYGGLNPAKRTGINVFGRGGKSFDDKWDAQGASTLHGVISRGFPNLFFGPTAQFGQSPNNTETLDIAAEHITHFIKKAEEKVGGLAVIDPTVEAEEGWAMEAVKRAANLAALSVCTPGYTTSEGEFNKPNQDPAEMMKSARMGIWSEGILSFMKVLEEYRAGDLVGVDVTPRKSR, from the exons ATGACGACCTCAGAGGTCCTCCCCAGTGCTGACAGCACCAATGGCTCCGACGGAGCCCCCCCCGGCATGGCAGCCATGCAAGCCAAGTTCGCCAGCATCCAGCAAAAATACACTGAAGAAGCCTCCAAACGCTTCCGCTCAGACGGCCTCGCCCAGTACGTCGACCTCCAGGACGCCAAGGACGCCCGCATCCATTCCCTAGGCAAAGATCCCTGGGTCGACCACGCAGCTCTCAACGCCAAAACCCCCGCTGTCAAGGATGGCGGGAGGTACAAATTCGTCATCCTGGGAGGCGGCTACGGCGGTCTCATCGCCGCTGTCAAGCTTATCGAAGCTGGTCTCGTCAACGGTCCTGATGACCTCCGTATCAttgaggctggtggtggatatggTGGTACTTGGTATTGGAACCGCTATCCTGGTCTGCACTGTGATGTGGAGAGTTATATCTACATGCCGCTGTTGGAAGAGACGGGGTATGTTCCTAAGCAAAAATACGCTACGGGACTTGAGCTGCGTGAGCATGCTGAGAGGATTGCCACAAAGTGGGATCTCCATGACAAGGCGCTTTTCAGGTCGGAGGTGACGGATTGCAGGTggagtgatgagggggaggtgtggaATGTGGCTGTGACGGAAAGCAGGGGgccagaggagggagaaaggAAGCTGAATATCCAGGCGAATTATTTCTTTGTTTTGTCGGGTGTTTTGACGATTCCTCATGTTCCCAAGGTACCGGGACTGGAGAACCTTGGGGGGTCGATGTTCCATACATCTCGCTGGGATTATGGGACTACGGGTGGCTCGCAGGAGGACCAGAATTTGACCGGCTTGGAAGGGAAAAGGGTGGGGATTATCGGGACTGGTGCGACGGCTATTCAGGTTGTGCCGAAGCTGGCAAAGTTTGCGAAGGAGGTGTATGTTTTCCAGCGGACGCCTTCGTCGGTGAGTTGGCGTGGCCAGAAGGAAACGGATCTTGAGGAATG GAAAACAAAGATCGCCAACAAAAAAGGATGGCAACGCGAGCGCCGCTATAACTGGGTCACTTACCTTAACAACTGCGCACCCCCGGAGCAAGTCAACATGGTGGGCTGTGGATGGACCGAGGCGCCTGCTTATTGTGCTATCATTGGCTCTCCCAACTTTGGGATCATCGAGCCTACTCCAGAGAAGATTGGCGAGCATGTTGGGGGCCTCTTGATGTTGGACCTGCCACGTGCTGAAAAGGCTCGTGCTCGCATTGATGAGATCGTCAAGGACCCGGAGACAGCAAAGGCGCTCAAGCCTTGGTACCCTGTTTGGTGCAAGCGTCCAACTTTCAGTGATGAGTACCTGCAGGCATTCAACCTCCCTCACGTTCACTTGGTTGACACAGACGGAAAGGGTATCGACTCTGCTACTAGCACAGGGCTGGTCGTGCAAGGCAAGGAGTATCCGCTCGACATCCTCGTTCTCAGCACTGGGTATCGATCTCCTGCGTATGGTGGTCTCAACCCTGCGAAACGGACGGGAATCAATGTTTTTGGTCGTGGTGGAAAGTCGTTCGACGACAAGTGGGATGCTCAGGGAGCTTCGACTCTCCATGGTGTTATCAGCCGCGGGTTTCCTAACCTTTTCTTTGGGCCGACTGCTCAGTTTGGGCAGTCTCCTAACAACACTGAGACGTTGGATATTGCGGCTGAACACATAACTCacttcatcaagaaggccgaggaaaAGGTCGGGGGGCTCGCCGTGATTGACCCGACAGTAGAGGCTGAAGAGGGCTGGGCGATGGAAGCCGTCAAGCGAGCTGCCAATCTTGCTGCACTTAGCGTGTGCACGCCAGGTTATACCACTTCGGAGGGCGAGTTCAACAAGCCAAATCAGGATCCTGccgagatgatgaagagtgCTAGGATGGGTATTTGGTCGGAGGGCATCTTGTCCTTTATGAAGGTTCTTGAAGAGTATAGGGCTGGTGATTTAGTGGGAGTTGATGTTACTCCGAGGAAGTCTAGGTAA
- a CDS encoding uncharacterized protein (COG:S; EggNog:ENOG503P0GQ): MPTGPSSVPNFDDLPAVDGHPQGCAWGVFDKDGKKDHYGTLNFVTPEIVAAAAKEVTDGISISLNWPLNGIKFPLPGRKAPVHKPVSLREAGMEIDGFDDELEINTQFSSQWDSLCHCVLPSGETYNGFKPSIELLQTTTTEGNEMPTIDHWHSPAKGCLVARGVLIDFKRYIDEITDKTYDPLDGHRITVEEIEAVAKHQGVEIKPGDVLIVRTGYTEFLENPTPEGFAKMATMSLSGVHGTTETAKWFWNKRIAAVASDAHAFEALPPLKENGEVGAVSDLVLHKWFLNYFGTPIGELWDLKALGEYAKKKGKYSFLLTSAPLNHPGLVASPPNAIALF; the protein is encoded by the exons ATGCCTACCGGCCCAAGCTCCGTCCCAAACTTTGACGACCTTCCCGCAGTCGATGGACACCCTCAGGGCTGCGCCTGGGGAGTCTTCGACAAGGACGGAAAGAAAGACCACTACGGTACACTGAACTTTGTCACTCCTGAAATCgtagctgctgctgccaaagaAGTCACAGATGGCATTTCCATCTCTCTCAA CTGGCCCCTAAACGGCATCAAGTTCCCCTTGCCCGGCCGCAAAGCCCCCGTCCACAAACCCGTTTCCCTCCGCGAGGCAGGGATGGAAATCGATGGCTTTGACGACGAGCTCGAAATCAACACCCAATTCTCCTCCCAATGGGACTCCCTCTGCCACTGTGTCCTCCCCTCGGGCGAGACCTACAACGGGTTCAAGCCCTCTATTGAGCTCCttcaaacaaccaccactgAGGGCAACGAAATGCCCACTATTGATCACTGGCACTCGCCCGCCAAGGGCTGCCTCGTTGCCCGTGGCGTCTTGATTGACTTTAAGCGCTATATTGATGAGATCACTGACAAGACGTATGACCCCCTCGATGGTCATAGGATCACCGTTGAGGAGATCGAAGCGGTGGCGAAGCATCAAGGGGTGGAGATCAAGCCAGGGGATGTCCTAATTGTTCGGACGGGGTATACAGAGTTTTTGGAGAATCCAACTCCGGAAGGGTTTGCCAAGATGGCTACAATGTCGCTTTCTGGCGTGCATGGCACGACTGAGACGGCGAAGTGGTTCTGGAATAAGAGGATTGCGGCTGTTGCTTCGGATGCGCATGCTTTTGAGGCGCTGCCGCCGTTGaaggagaatggggaggttggtgctgTGTCGGATTTGG TGCTGCACAAGTGGTTTTTGAACTACTTTGGAACACCCATTGGTGAGCTTTGGGATTTGAAGGCGCTGGGAGAGTatgccaagaagaagggcaagtACAGCTTTTTGCTGACAAGCGCACCGCTGAATCATCCTGGACTGGTGGCTTCACCACCCAACGCCATTGCCTTGTTCTGA